From the genome of Sediminibacter sp. Hel_I_10:
GATTGCAACAGATTTAGATGGCACTGTTAATTATTGGAATCATGCTGCTGAATCTATTTACGGCTGGACCGCTGAAGAAGCGATTGGAAAGAATATTATAAATTTAACCCCAACCCAGACCAATGAAGAAGAAGCCAAGCAAATTATGGCTGCACTTAAGAATGGACAAAACTGGTCTGGAGAATTTCAAGTACAGAAAAAAGATGGTACTAATTTCCACGCAGCTATTACCAACTCTCCCATTTATGATGAAGAGAATAACTTATCGGGAATCATTGGTATTTCTTCAGATATTACACAAGAAGTCAAAAATAAAGAATTGCTAAAAAAATATAACCTGGAGCTTAAACGCTCTAACGAAGATCTCGAGCAATTTGCTTTTGTGACCTCTCATGATCTTCAAGAGCCATTAAGGATGATTTCTAGCTTTATGGATCTTTTAAGCAGAAAGTATGGGGATCAACTTGATGACAAGGCCCACCAATATATTTATTTTGCTACAGATGGCGCGAAACGCATGAAACAAATTATTCTCGACTTATTAGAATATTCAAGGGCAGGCGATCCCAAAGATAGAAAAGAGCTCATTGATTTGAATGATGTGATCTCAGACTTTGAGCATTTAAGAAGAAAGCTCATTTTAGAAAAGTCGGCGGTAATTAAAAGTATTGATTTACCAAGCATCTTCAATTATAAGGCTGCTATCACTCAAGTATGCCATTGCCTTTTAGACAATGCGCTTAAATATTCGAAAGAGGGTATGACTCCTGTAGTAGAGTTTAGTGCTATAGAAAACGAAAAAGAGTGGCTCTTTTCTATTAAAGATAATGGTATTGGTATAGAAGCGCAGTTCTTTGATAAAATCTTTGTAATTTTTCAAAGACTCCATAACCATGATACCTATGAAGGCACAGGTATAGGTCTTTCTATTGCTAAAAGACACGTTGAGCTTTTAGGGGGAAAATCTGGTTAGAATCTACCCCTGGAGAAGGCACAACATTTCATTTTACAATCCCTAAACTTTAAATCTTATGAAACAGCAAAAAAGAACACTCGCTCACATTTTATTTGTAGAAGATAATGAAGGTGATATCATTCTTACTAAAGAGGCTTTTGAAGAATGTAAGATAAAAATAGAACTCAGTGTTGCAAAAAACGGGAAAGAAGCTCTTGATTATTTATATAAGAGAGGTGACTATACCAATGCCACGAAACCAGACCTTATCCTTTTAGATATCAACATTCCTATCTATAATGGGCACGAAGTTTTAAAACGAATAAAAACAGACCCTGATCTAAAAAAAATACCTGTGGTTATGCTCACCACCTCGTCTAACGAAAAGGACATCAAGCATGCTTATGATAATCACTGCAACAGTTATGTGGAAAAACCACTTAACATGAATGAGTTTATAACTGCCGTTCTCAAAATTGAAGAGTTTTGGCTGCAATTAACCACATTATCAGAATAATATGACAGATCAAATTCAAGACCTTTTAAAAGATTTAACGGTTCTCGTGATTGAAGATAATCCCGGAGATTTTATTTTGATTGAAGACTATTTGCTTGAAAAATTTAAAAGCATCGAAATTGTCCATTTTTCAAATTTCGAAAATTCAATTCATTACCTTCAAAATTCCAAACATAAAGTGTCCTGTATTTTAATGGATCTACATTTACCGGGATTAGAAGGTATTAAGCTCATTAATGAAATTTTATCTTATAATTTTCATGTGCCTATCATTATACTCACGGGATATGCAGATATAGACCTCGCCAAAAAAAGTCTTCAAATAGGGGTGTATGATTATCTAATTAAAGATGAAATAAACCCAATCATACTTCATAAAACTATTATATACGCGCTCAACAGAAGCCAATTTGTTTATCAAATTGAAGATGAAAAGCACAACTATGAGAATCTGTTTAACTTTAGTCCGCAACCCACCTGGCTTTTAGATGCAACGACCTTAGAAATACGTAATGCAAACAAAGCCGCTCAGAAAAAATACGGCTATTCTTATGAAGATTTTCGAGAAATGTCTTTTACAGCATTGCATCCCGAAA
Proteins encoded in this window:
- a CDS encoding response regulator, coding for MTDQIQDLLKDLTVLVIEDNPGDFILIEDYLLEKFKSIEIVHFSNFENSIHYLQNSKHKVSCILMDLHLPGLEGIKLINEILSYNFHVPIIILTGYADIDLAKKSLQIGVYDYLIKDEINPIILHKTIIYALNRSQFVYQIEDEKHNYENLFNFSPQPTWLLDATTLEIRNANKAAQKKYGYSYEDFREMSFTALHPESEETIIRDKLTSQDYNLKKNHFTHILKNGETIKVKIYYRKIKSIATTDLIVQSSDISETLKHINTIEVQNKKLKEIAWTQSHVVRAPLARILGIINLIEMENEGSENLEFYLKQLRVSSNEMDDIVKNIINETNHIDQK
- a CDS encoding response regulator, which gives rise to MKQQKRTLAHILFVEDNEGDIILTKEAFEECKIKIELSVAKNGKEALDYLYKRGDYTNATKPDLILLDINIPIYNGHEVLKRIKTDPDLKKIPVVMLTTSSNEKDIKHAYDNHCNSYVEKPLNMNEFITAVLKIEEFWLQLTTLSE